A window of Patagioenas fasciata isolate bPatFas1 chromosome 32, bPatFas1.hap1, whole genome shotgun sequence genomic DNA:
ctgtccccgtgtccccgtgtcacctggtGCCAGGTGCTGAAGTTGACCTTGTCGGCGGCGTTGAAGGCCATGATGTTGTAGCGCTTGCTGGTGTTCCTGGGTGGGGGGACAGCGCTGTCACCaccccctctgggacccccaaaatccccctcaACCCCCACAACACCCCCTGGGCCCCcacaaaccccctgaccccccacaaCACCCCCTGGGCCCCCACAAACCCCTGACCCCTTCCGAACCCtctggacccccccaaatcccctgacaaccctcagagcccccccaaaccccctgggccccccccaagcctcctgatccccccaaaccccctgacacccccaaaccccctgacccccaaaccctctgaCACCCCCCAAGCCTCCTGATCCCTCCCAAACCCCCTGGGCCCCCCCAAAGCCCCTGGGCCCCCCCAGATGCCCTGACACCCCTcagagcccccccaaaacccctgggcCCACCCCAAGCCTcctgatccccccaaaccccctgaccccccaaaccccctgggccccccccaagccccctgatcccccccaaaccccctgggccccccaaccccctgacccctcccaaaccccttgggtccccccaagccccctaacccccccaaaccccctgacccccccaaacccactgccccccccccaaaatcccctgtcccccccccaaaCTCACTTGGGGACACGAACCACATACTCGGTGACCATCTGGCTGCTGGTGGCCTGGGGGGGAACACACAaaatgggggttcgggggggtcctggggggtcacacacacacagggggattggggggtccctgggggggtcacacacacacagggggattggggggtccctgggggggtcacacacacacagggggattggggggtccctgggggggtcacacacacagggggattggggggtccctgggggggtcacacacacacaggggattggggggtccctgggggggtcacacacacacagggggattggggggtccctgggggggtcacacacacacagggggattggggggtccctgggggggtcacacacacacagggggattggggggtccctgggggggtcacacacacagggggattggggggtccctggggggggaaGACACAaaatgggggttcgggggggtcctggggggtcacacacacacagggggattggggggtccctggtgggtcacacacacacaggggattggggggtccctgggggggtcacacacatagggggattggggggtccctgggggggtcacacacacacaggggattggggggtccctgggggggtcacacacacacagggggattggggggtccctgggggggtcacacacacacaggggattggggggtccctgggggggtcacacacacacagggggttattggggggtccctgggggggtcacacacacaggggattggggggtccctgggggggtcacacacacagggggattggggggtccctgggggggtcacacacacagggggttattggggggtccctgggggtgtccccccaacACTCACCAGTGACGTCATCCCTGcggtgggggggggacacacgagTGGTCCCAGATGCAGCTCAGGGGGGACCTgggagggggacaatggggggggtgaAGGTTCTGTTGTGTGTGTCCCCCAAGCTGGAACCCCCCAGCCCCTATagagacccccacagacccctatagagacctcagaccccccccagacccctatagagaccccccagaccccttcAGAGACCTCAGATCCCCTCCAAACCCCTAtagagaccccccagacccctccagagaccccccagacccctatAGAGACCTCAGACCCCCTCCAGACCCCTATAGAGACGCCCCTAGACCCCTATAGGGCCCTCCAGATCCCTATAGAGACCCCCGCAGGCCCCCCCAATTCCCCTATAGGGTCCCTCagaccccagctccccccccgAGACCCCTACAGGGCTCCCCAGAcccctatagggacccccccagatcACATCTCCCCCCACAAGGCCCTACAGGGGCCCCCCAGGCCCCTACagagacccccacagacccctatAGGTCCCCTCAGGACCGAGCAGCCGCCCCCAAGCCCCAATAACTCACCCCAGGGCCCTATAAAGACGCTCTAAGTGCCCCCCCAAACACCTATAGGCCCCCCgcgacccctatagacccccccgaacccctatagacacccccagacccctacAGACCCCCCGGACGCCCCTCAGGCCTCACCGACGCCGGCGCCGCCGCACTGCGCAGGACCGGAAGCTCCCTCAGGCAGGACCGGAAGTACCTCAacgtcaccccccccccccaacttatCCCCGGAAGCGTCGCCATAGCAACGGCCTCCAAATACCAATTTGGGCCTAAAACCCCCAAATTCGGGCCTAAAATCCCCAGATTTAGACCTAAAACCTCATCACTTCAACCCAAAATCCCCCCATTTAGGACTAAAACCCCCAATTGCACCTCAAACCTGCAGAATTTGGCCCAAAACGCTCTAAAACTCTCCGTTTGGGTCTAAAATGCTCCAATTCAGGCCTCAAGTTGAGCTTGAAAGCCACAAATTGGGGCTTAAAACCGCGCAGATTTCGCCCCAAAAACCCCGAATTTCGCCCCAAAAACCCCGAATTTCGCCCCAAAAAAGCCGTGGCCGGGTGGAGTTTTGTTCTCATTTATTTGTGAAGTTAAAAACAAGCGGTAAAAAGTAAAAACTCGAGCGTACAATTGGTGGTTTCCTCGTGGGGGTTTTTGACGGATTCCGAGGTTTTTCGACCATTTTTGTGGCTCTGGCTCCTCCTCAACGGCCGGGGGGGAGCGGCCGGGGGGGACCCCTGGAttttaaggggggggggggggcaggattttggggccCCCCCGGCTGCTCCGAGGAATGTTCGGCTCTACCTACACATGGGGGGCCGGAGGGGCCCCCCCAGGAGATTTTTGGGGCGATTCAGGTGGTTTTTCTCCAAGCGGcggctttttttggggggggggagggtgggggggggtgtttaCCCCCCCCCCAACCTTttaggggggtggggggtggtttATTTTGGGGGGGCCGCTCGCAGCCGCTCgccaaaaacaaaagggggggtCACAGACTGGGGGTTCACATTCGGTTCACTGAGCCTGtaaggggaaaatgggggggttgggggggggaagAGACCACCCCCCCACATTGGGGGGGTGGTACtgaccccctcccccccaccccagatTGATGTGGGGTGtgctgaccccccccaccccaaaatttGGGGGGTTATAGGTGGCTAAGCCACCCCCCGCTATGGTGCTgggtgagggtttgggggggtctgggggggtcccaggggttggggggggtcccaggaggttgggggggtctgggggggtcccaggatttaGGGGGGGGTCCtaaggggtgtgtgtgggggtccCATCCTAACCCAAGCCCAGGGGGTCTCAAAGGTCCCAGGAAggtctggggggatttgggggggtcccagcaattttgggggggtcccagtggtggggggtcccaaggggtttgggggggtctgggggggtcccaggatctagggggggggtcccaaggggtgtGTTGGGGGTCCCATCCTAACCCAAGCCCAGGGGGTCTCAAAGGTCCCAGGAAGGTCTGGGgcaatttgggggggtcccagcaattttggggggggtcccaggggttgtgggggggtcccagggggtttggggggtctggtgGGGTCCCAGGATTTCGGGGCGGGGTCCCAGtggtgggggggtcccaaggggtttggggggggtctgggggggtcccaggatttagggggggggtcccaaggggtgtGTTGGGGGTCCCATCCTAACCCAAGCCCAGGGGGTCTCAAAGGTCCCAGGAAGGTCTGGGgcaatttgggggggtcccagcaatttgggggggtcccaggatttgtgggggttcccaggggttgtgggggggtcccaggatttgggggtggggcCCAGGATTTGGAGGGCGGGGTTCCAAGGGGTGTGAGGGGGGGTCCCATCATAACCCAAACCCAGCAGCTCTCAAAGGTCCCAGGAaggtctggggggtcccgggtATTTCGGGGAGGGTCCCaagtattttgggggggtcccaggtatTTCGGGGGGGTTCCCAGGTATTTCGGGGGGTCCgtacctgctgtccctgctgcgtGGGGGGGGGCGCGGGCCCTGCCCCCCCCGGGGTTTGCCCGTAATAAGCCGCCTGCTGCCGATAATACTCAGCCCAGGCTGCGCTGTAGTCGGgttgggggccggggggggccccGGGACCGCCCCCCGTTGCCACTTGCGCCgctgggggggggacaggggggtcgtGAGGGGGGGGAcaatcccctgaccccccccgtgcccccccgctgtgggttttggggggatttacCTTGTTTTTTGTAGTATTCCTCCCAGGCTTTCGTGTAGTCCTGTTGGGGGGGGGCCCCgggttgctggggctgctggCCTGGGGGGGGCATGGGAAAGAGGGTTAGATACCCCCCCAAAAATACAGCGCGGGGGGGCATGGGACCCCTCAacaagggtttgggggttcctgggggggtgttgggggctctggggggggatTTGAGGGGGTCTGGGGCATCCTGGAGCAGTTTGGGGGGGGTCTGaatggggggggggtcagggtccCTGGGGTTATTGGGGTCACCTCAGGGCAACTGAGGGGGGATTAAGGTCAATGGGGTTTCCCTGggggggggcagtttggggggttcctggggggggggTCAAGGTCTCCCTGGGGTCCCCAGAGTCAATTTAGGGGGTCcctgggtgtgggggggtcagggtgaccccagggcagtttgggggggtcaAGGTCAACCAGGGGCAACTTGGGGTTCCCTGGGcgggggggcagtttggggggttCCTGGGTGGGGGGGTCAaggtcaccctggggtccccagagTCAATTTAGGGGATCCCTGGGCGGGGGGGGTCAAGGTCAACCAGGGGCaacttggggtccccaggggcaatttggggttcccagggggggcagtttggggggttCCTGGGTGGGGGTCAAGGTCTCCCTGGGGTCCCCAGAGTAAATttagggggtccctgggtggggggggggggtcggggtCACCTTGGGGGGGGTCAAGGTCAACCAGGGGCAACTTGGGGTCCCCAGGTGCAATTTGGGATTCcctgtggggagggggggaaccaTTCCTGGAGAAGGGGGGGGGGTGTCAAGGTCCCCAGGGACAATTTAGGCCCCCTAGGGACAACCTGGGGCATCCTGGGGGGGTCAAGCTCCCCAGAGCcattttggggcgggggggggccaCACAATTAAGGTTTCCCAAGCAGCatcaacccccccaaaaccccatttttttaggggggggggagggaggcacTCACCTATTTTTTTATAATATTCCTCCCAGGCCTTGGTGTAATCGGCCTGACCggtgggggggggctgggggggctccccCTGcacggggggggcggcggcgggggcggggggcccCCCCGGCACCGGCCCCGGGGGCTGCTGGTAATAATGGGAATAATAGGCGGCCCAAGCGGCGTTGGGGTCGGCGGCCGCCGTTTTACCTGGGGGGGGGGCAAGAATGAATTAATTAGGTTAATTAAGCATGTGGGGGGGGGTGTGTATTAATTAattaagggggttttgggggggtgcgATACTCACTGGGGTCGTGGGGGGCCGGCGGTTGCCATTGTGGGTAAGTGTTGCCCCAACCTTGGGGGGGGTATTGATGAGGGGGGGGGCCGCCGGGGCTGTGGAAAAGGGGAAATAAGGGGGGGGAACCCCCCAAACTGCCACCCCCCCCAGGGAACCCCAAAttgcccctggggaccccaaattgcCCCTGGTTGACCTTGAGCCCCCCCCCAATTACACTGGGGTGACCCCGatcccccccagtgaccccctaAATTGActctggggaccccagggtgaccttgacccccccccaggaacccccaaactgcccccccccccaaaccccaaatcgcCCCTGGTTGACCTTGACCCCCCCCCAATTGCCCTGGGGTGACCCTGACCCCCCCCTCCAAGGACCCCCTAAATTAActctggggaccccagggtgaccttgacccccccccacccaggaacccccaaactgcccccgcCCCCAGGGAACCCCAATTTACCCCCCCCCCATTACCCTGGGGTgaccctgacacccccaaacatccccccaccccaccccaaaagCCCCTGAACCCCTCCCCAtggagcccccaaacccctgtggggggggtcccatgcCCCCCCGCTGTATTTTTGGGGGGGTAtctgccccccccctccccaaaaggaGGGTTCCCCCTAATTAAGAAATTAACGACTCACTGcgggggggcgccgggggggccTTGGTTGAAGGGTCCTGGGTTGAACGGTCCCATAGGGCcggtggggccgggggggccccccGGGCCGGGCCCCACAGGGCAAAGCGGCCCCTATATAAAAAGTGGGGGTTAATACATCACCAagggggggtgcagggttaaatttggggtgcccccccccgcGGCACCTCGATTTTCTCCTCGATGAGCTGCTTGGCGTGGTCGATTTGCTGGGGGGAGCCGCGGATGATGAAGAGCTTGAAATTGGGGTCACCGTTGGGGGGCAACTGGCGGGAAATCTCCACGAACGCCCCCGTTTGTTGGTTAATGGCTTTGACGTTCTCCCCGCCTgtgggggggggcacgggggggcccCCCAATAATTAGTTTAAGGGGTTTAGGGTATTTTTAgggggggtttagggggtgttTTATAAAGGGGTTCGCTCACCTCTCCCGATGACCAACCCGCATTTATGGGTGGGGATGGAGAAGGTCATTTCACCCCCGGGGGGGCCCCAATTTCCctggcccctccctctcccccgcccccccggaGGGATCCCCgggccggggggtcccggggggccgCTCTGCGGGGGGAATGGAGGTGTCAGGTTGGGGGGGGGGAAGCGGTTCCCCCCATTTCGGGGGGCCCCGGGTCGCCCCCCCCCTACCCGCAGGCTCTGCAGGAGGTCGTTGATGATACGGGCGGCGTGTTCGCAACGTTCGGGGGGGCCCATGATGTGGGCGATTTTTTCGGGGCCCGTCCCGTCATCTGGGGGGGGGAACGGGATTTTAGGGTGCGGGGGGGTCACAGCAGGGTCCCCCGGGGGTTTTAGAGGGGTAACGTGAGGTTTTtgggggaacaaggggggtttggggggtcccatcGTGACCCAACCCCAGCAGAGCTCAAAGGGCCCAGGAAGgtctggggggaatttgggggggggcCAGGAatttggggggagtttgggggaatctggggggtcccagggagtttgggggggtcctcaagggggtccacaggaggttctggggggtcccaagggggtctGGGGGAGTACACGAGGTTTTtgggggaacaaggggggtttggggggtcctatCGTGATGCAACCCCAGCAGATCTCAAAGGGCCCAGGAAGGcctggggggaatttggggggtcccaggaattttggggggctctggggagatTGGGAGGTCccagggagtttggggggggcgccaggggggtcccaagggggtgtggggcagcacagcgggttttgggggtcccatcGTGACCCAACCCCAGCAGATCTCAAAGGGCCCAGGAAGgtctggggggaatttgggggggccCAGGAatttggggggagtttgggggaatctgggggtcccagggagtttgggggggtccccagggggggtcccaagggggtgtGGGGCAGCACAGGGGCTTTTGGGAGGAAcaaggggggcttggggggtcccattgtgacCCAGCCCCAGCAGATCTCGAAGGGCCCAGAAAGGCCTGGGGCaaatttggggggtcccaggaatttggggggagtttggggggatctggggggtcccagggagtttgggggttccccaggggggTCCCAAGTGGGTTTGGGGCGgtacagggggttttggggggaacaaggggggtttggggggtcccatcATGACCCAACCCCAGCAGATCTTGAAGGTCCCAGGAAGgtctggggggaatttggggggtccCGGAAttctgggggctctggggagatTGGGAGGTCccagggagtttgggggggtccccaggggggtcccaaggggatctgggggggtacagggggtttggggggaacaaggggggtttggggggtcccatcATGACCCAACCCCAGCAGATCTCAAAGGGCCCAGGAAGGtctggggaaatttggggggtctgtggggatttagggggggtccccaaaaattttggggggtgggggggtgttggTCTCACCTTGTTTGAACTGTATCCGCACCCCCGCGTCGTTCTGGATCTTTTTAATCATCTCGCCGCTGCGGCCGATGACGACGCCGACCGAGTGCCGCGGAACCGGCACCTGAGACGGGGCGCGGTGAGACGGGGGGGTCAGGGGCCCcacagggggttatggggcatGGGGGGGGCTCAGAGACCTCACAGGGAGTTATGGAGCAAATGGGGGGCTCAGGGACCCCAATGGGGGGAGTATGAGGGGATCATGAACACCATAGGGAGTTATGGGGTATGGGTGGGACTCA
This region includes:
- the KHSRP gene encoding LOW QUALITY PROTEIN: far upstream element-binding protein 2 (The sequence of the model RefSeq protein was modified relative to this genomic sequence to represent the inferred CDS: inserted 2 bases in 1 codon) codes for the protein MSDYSPAGPPPTPGPPGGAPTAPSTGAPQPPGPAGTAGGGPSGGPGPGGAGGXGIRKDAFADAVQRARQIAAKIGGDTATTVNNNTPPDFGFGGGQKRQLEDGDQPESKKLATQADSLPTQLGPIHPPPRSTVTEEYRVPDGMVGLIIGRGGEQINKIQQDSGCKVQISPDSGGLPERSVSLTGSPEAVQKAKLLLDDIVSRGRGGPPGQFHENANGQNGTVQEIMIPAGKAGLVIGKGGETIKQLQERAGVKMILIQDGSQNTNVDKPLRIIGDPYKVQQACEMVMDILRERDQGGFGDRNEYGSRVGGGIDVPVPRHSVGVVIGRSGEMIKKIQNDAGVRIQFKQDDGTGPEKIAHIMGPPERCEHAARIINDLLQSLRSGPPGPPGPGIPPGGRGRGRGQGNWGPPGGEMTFSIPTHKCGLVIGRGGENVKAINQQTGAFVEISRQLPPNGDPNFKLFIIRGSPQQIDHAKQLIEEKIEGPLCPVGPGPGGPPGPTGPMGPFNPGPFNQGPPGAPPHPGGPPPHQYPPQGWGNTYPQWQPPAPHDPSKTAAADPNAAWAAYYSHYYQQPPGPVPGGPPAPAAAPPVQGEPPQPPPTGQADYTKAWEEYYKKIGQQPQQPGAPPQQDYTKAWEEYYKKQAAQVATGGGPGAPPGPQPDYSAAWAEYYRQQAAYYGQTPGGAGPAPPPTQQGQQAQ